In Streptomyces paludis, the genomic stretch CGCGCGAACACGGAATCGGCGCCGCCCCGCGAGCACACCGGCTCAGAGCCCGAGCCGCGCCAGCGCCTTCCCCGCGTCCCGCCCGCACGCGCCGTCGCCCGCGTCCGTCCAGGCCGCCGCGCACAGCGCCCGCAGCCCGTCCAGCGGATCGCCGTCCCCGTCGAGCACCAGCGCGTCCCCGCCGACGGAGGCGGTCCAGCCGCCGCAGCCGAAGCCGCCGCCCACCCGCTCGGTGACCTCCGGCTGCCCGGTCAGCAGCCCCCGCAGATCCGCGTCGACATACGTCGGCCGGTGCCGGGGCTCGGCGGCCAGCAGCCCCGCCCCGTCCGTCACCCCGGTCAGCACGAGCAGCGAGTCGACCCCGCCGTTGAACGCGCCCTCGATGTCCGTGTCCAGCCGGTCCCCGACCACCAGCGCCCGCCGCGCCCCCGTCCGCAGGATCGTCTCCCGGTGCATCGGGGGCAGCGGCTTCCCCGCCACCTGCGGCTCGGCGCCCGTCGCGATCCGTACGACCTCGACCGCCGCGCCGTTGCCGGGCATGATCCCGCGCGCGCTGGGAATCGTCAGATCCGTGTTGGACGCGAACCACGGCACCCCGTGGTTGATCGCGTAGCACGCCTCGGCGAACCGCCCCCACGCCAGCTCGGGACCGCCGTACCCCTGCACCACCGCGGCCGGCCCGTCCGCCGCCGACTCCACCGGTACGAGCCCGCGCTCGCGCAGCGCCACCCGCAGCCCCTCGCCGCCGATGACCAGCACCTTGGACCCGGCGGGGAACTGCTCGGAGATCAGCCGGGCGACCGCCTGGGCCGAGGTGATCACCTCGTCGGGCTCGGCGGGGACACCGAGTTCGGTCAGATGCTCCGCGACGGCGAGCGGCGGACGCAGGGCGTTGTTCGTCACATACGCGAGACGCATCCCGCCGCCCCGGGCCGTACGGAGCGACTCCACCGCGTACGCGATGGCCTCCCCGCCCGCGTAGACCACCCCGTCGAGATCGAGCAGGGCGGTGTCGTACGCCTCGTTCAGCGCGGTGGCACTCCCGCTCGGCCTGGTCCTGCTCTGCTGGCTCATCCTTCGTACGCTCCTCGCTGGGGACTTCTTCAACGATCATCCCCCATCACGTGTCGCACACATACGATGCGTCAATGAACACAACAGGTCCCGCGGCCAAGGGGCTGCGCCTGATCCCGTTCAGCGGACTGCGGTACGTCCCCGAGCGGGTCGGCAGTCTGTCGGCGGTCACTTCGCCGCCGTACGACGTGGTGGTCAGGCCCGACGGACTGCTCGAACTGGAGTCGGCGGACCCGTACAACATCGTCCGGCTGATCCTGCCGCAGGCCGCCACGGCCGAGGAGCGGCACTGCCAGGCCGCGCGGACGCTGCGCCGCTGGCAGGCGGAGGGCGTACTCGCGCCGGATCCGGAACCGGCGCTGTACGTGTACGAACAGCGCCGGGGCGAGATGCTGCAACGGGGCGTCATCGGGGCGCTGGCGCTCTCCGCGCCGGCCGACGGCATCGTGCTGCCGCACGAGGACGTGATGCCCGATGTCGTCGCGGACCGCGCCGCGCTGATGCGGACGACCGCGGCGAATCTGGAACCGCTGCTCCTGACGTACCGCAGCGAACCGGACATATCCAAAGCGGCCACGGGCACCGCGGCCGACGCCGTGACCGGTACGGCGGCGGTCATCGAGCGCACCCTGCGCCGCCCCCCGCTGCTCACGACGACCACCGAGGACGGCTTCCACCACCGGCTGTGGTCGGTCACGGACCCCTGCGAACTCGCCGAGATCTCCGGCGATC encodes the following:
- a CDS encoding HAD-IIA family hydrolase; the encoded protein is MSQQSRTRPSGSATALNEAYDTALLDLDGVVYAGGEAIAYAVESLRTARGGGMRLAYVTNNALRPPLAVAEHLTELGVPAEPDEVITSAQAVARLISEQFPAGSKVLVIGGEGLRVALRERGLVPVESAADGPAAVVQGYGGPELAWGRFAEACYAINHGVPWFASNTDLTIPSARGIMPGNGAAVEVVRIATGAEPQVAGKPLPPMHRETILRTGARRALVVGDRLDTDIEGAFNGGVDSLLVLTGVTDGAGLLAAEPRHRPTYVDADLRGLLTGQPEVTERVGGGFGCGGWTASVGGDALVLDGDGDPLDGLRALCAAAWTDAGDGACGRDAGKALARLGL